In Sphingomonas sp. JUb134, the sequence GCGGCATGACGCCGTTCCGCAGCGAAAAGAACACCAATTGGGAAGGCGCCTTCCGCGTGCCCTTGCTCGTGCGGTGGCCGGGCAAGATCGCGCCCGGATCGATCGCCAACGGCATCGTCCAGCATCACGACTGGCTTCCGACGTTTCTCGAGATGGCCGGAGCCCCGGACGTCGTTGAGAAGCTGAAGAGCGGCTATGACGCGATCGGGCGCACCTACAAGAACCACATCGATGGCATGAGCCTGCTCGGCTATATCACCGGGGAGGAGGAGAAGAGTCCACGCGAGTTCTTCTTCTACATCAGCGACGATGGCGACATTCTCGGGATGCGCTACGACAATTGGAAAATCGTCTTCATGGAGCAGCGTGTCGCCGGCACGATGCGGGTGTGGGCCGAGCCTTTCACCCGGCTGCGGCTGCCGAAGGTCTTCAACCTGCGCACCGACCCGTACGAATATGCCGACATAACGTCGAACACCTATTACCACTGGTTCCTGCACAACGACTATTTCATCTTCATCGCACAACTCGCTGCGAAGAAGTTCGCGGAAACGTTCCGAGAGTTCCCGCCCGTGCAGCGGCCGAACAGCTTCACGATTGACGATGCGATCGCAAAGATGGCCGACGCGAACGCCGGCGCCAGCTGACGCGGCGCATCATCACGCGGGCTCCGCTTCCTCTCCGGCGGAGCCCGCACCCGCCGCACCGCTCAAGGACGGGCGGCATTTCGAACCGGAATTCGGAGGTTGCGATGGCGCCTTTCCACCGAACCGCCGGGCGTCGGGCGGCGCGTGCCGCCGCCCTCGCCGGCACGTTGCTTCTCTTGTCGAGCGGCGCTGTCTCACAGGACGCGCCGCCGTCGATACCGCCGTCGCTGCAAGGCGCCCATGCGACCCCGCAGGGCTATCTTGCGCCCTCGGAACTTCCCGACAGCCTGGCGCTGCTGCCGCCCCCGCCGCCGCCGAACTCCGCGGGCTTTGCCCGGGACGAAGCGGTCAGCAAGGCCATGTCCCTGCCGCCGGGAAGCAGTCGCTGGACGCAGGCGGCGCAGGACGCGGACCTGACCTTCGGACATCTGACACAGACCTTCGACTGCGCGGCAGGATTCGCTCCCGATCCCAAGCGGACCCCGGTGCTCTACCGGCTGCTCCAGAAGTCGATGATCGACATCGGCCTTTCGACCTACAAGGCCAAGAACCACTATCGCCGGACGCGGCCGTTCGTCGCCCATGCGGGCGCGACCTGCTTCCCCAAGGATGAGGCGGCGCTGCGTACCGACGGCTCCTACCCTTCCGGACACAGCGCGATCGGCTGGGGCTGGGCGCTGATCTTTACCGAGATCATGCCGCACCAAGCCGACGCCATTCTCGCGCGCGGTCGCGACTTCGGCGAAAGCCGCCTGGTCTGCAACGCGCACTGGGAAAGCGACGTGGAGGCAGGTCGGACGATCGCGGCCGCCACGGTAGCGCGACTCCACGGCGATCCCGGCTTCCGCCGCGACATCCTGGCCGCCCAGGCCGAGGCGACACGCGCGCCCCCGCCCCCGGCCGGTACTTGCCGCGCCGCGTCCTAGAGACGTCGCCCGGCCAAGTCCCGAAAGATTCAGCGGGTTTCCCCTGATTGGAGAGCCAAGGCCCCGGGACAATTCTTTCAAGGTCAACAAGCAATGGAGATGCACGATGTATCGACAAGTGCGATGGAAGCTGGGCTTGGCCGCAGCCGTTCTGATCGGTTCGCCGGCATATGCCCAGAGCGCGCCGCAAGCAGGTGTGGCCGGGACGGCCGCCACCACCGTCGATCCCGTGGCGATCCAGGCGCTTCGATCGATGGGGAATTATCTGAAGACCCTCAACTCGTTCGAATTGCGCAGCAAGGCGACGATCGAGACCAACATGGAGAACACCGATCTCAAGGTGAGCCTCGGTCTCGAGAACACCTATCGCGTGCAGCGTCCGAACGCGTTCTTCATCGAATTGCGCTCCGATCGACAGTACCGCCAGTTCTACTATGACGGGCGCAAGTTCACGGTGAACGTCCCGCGCCAGGGCTTTTATGCCGCCGTCGACGCGCCGCCGACCATCGGCGACCTGATCGATGCCATCTACGAAGACTATGGCATCGCCCTGCCGCTCTCGGACATCTTCTATTGGGCGGATGCCGGTACGCCCACCGAGGATGTGCGCTCGGCGGTACGCGTCGGCTATGCCAAGATCGGCGGCGTCGACACCGACCAGTTCGCATATCGCGGGGACGATCTCGACTTCCAGCTGTGGATCGCGCGGGGGTCACGGCCGCTGCCGATGAAGATTGCGATCATCAACCGCGAAGATCCGATCCACCCGTCCTTCACGGCGGAGCTGACCTGGAACACCAACACCCGGTTCGCACCGTCGACCTTCGCGTTCAAGCCTCCCAGCGGCGCCAGCAGCATCCAGATGGCGCGTCTCGACAGCCAGGAGAAGTAGCATGCGGCAATCCACTTTCCTGATAAGCGCCTGCACCGCCTTCGCGCTCGTGGCAGGGTCGATCGAGGCGGAGGCACAGCGCCGTTTCGGCGGCGGCGGCTTCCACATGCGGGGCGGGAGCATGCATGCGCGCGTACCCACCAACGTCCGCGGACCCGGCAGCGGCAAGATCCATACCGCTACCCCGCCGCGCCCGGCTGGCGGTGGCGCCCGTCCCGCTGGCGGGCCGCCCCCGGGACCGCATCCCGGTCCCAATCCCGGGCCGCACCCCGGCCCCAATCCGGGTCCCGGCCCACATCCTGGACCGGGCCCGCACCCGGGACCTGGACCTGGACCAGCCCCCCATCCCGGGCCCGGGCCGGGACCGGGTCCGCACCCTGGCCCTCCGCCGCCGCCACCGCCGCGGCCGCTGCCGCCGCCCCCACCGCCGCCGCCTGGATGGGGCTGGGGATGGGGCTGGGACGATGATCCGTTCTGGGATCTCGCTGCCGGTGCGGTGATCGCCGGCACGACCGCGGCGGTGGTTTCCTCGGCCACGCAGCCCGACGTGGTGGTGGTCGACACGTCCAACGCACCCGGTACGGTCGTCTATGCGCTGCCGCCGAACTGCCCCAAGGTCATTCGCAGCAACGTCACCTACTTCTCGTGCAACAACGTCTGGTACCGGCCGCAGTATCTGTCCTCGGGCGTCTCGTACGTGATCGTCACCGCCCCCTGAGGTACCTCCTGGGGCCCGCATCCCTGCGGGCCCCTTTTGCGGCTCAACGGCGCTGAGGACGCGCCGCGTCCATTTCGGCACGGGTGACATACCCGTCGCGATCGGCGTCCACCCGGTCGAAGCCCGGTGCCGGCGCCTTTTTCAATTCCGCTCGCGTGACCTTGCCATCGCCGTTGCGATCCGCCTCTCCGAGCAGCGTGTCCAGCCGCGCAGAGGCCTGCGGGTTCCCTGCCGCGCGCGGAAAGTCGGATCGGGTCACCACGCCGTCGCGATCATGGTCGAGCTGGTCGAATCGCTGCGATCGCGCTGCCACATACTCTGCGCGGCTGACGCGCCCGTCCTTGTTGGTGTCCATCTTGGCGAACATCGCCGCGGGATCGGGGCGCGGCGGCGGGTTCTGTGCGAGCGCCGGCATCGCGGATGCGGCAACCACGACGACGAACAGGCTGCGGTGTGACCGGATATGCGGGGTCATGGGAGATTCTCCATCTACGCTGTGCAAAACGCACGCTCGTGGCTTGTCACCTGCGTCGCCGCCTTCGCACCGGGAGATGGCGCAGATTCGTTGCCCACCGCTCCCTAGTTCGCGGATGCGAGCGCATCCGGTGCGCGGTCCGGACTTCCCGCCCGAGCTTCACGGTAGAACCCCCGATCCAGATCGCCCGTTCGGCGGCCCAATCTCGTCATGTCTCCGCTCCCCGCGCAGCTGCATTCCTTTGCCAGGCGCTGCTCATCCCGGTGGAGACAGAAAAGGGGGAGGCTGGGCTGGTTCGGGATCATTCCCGGACCAGCCCACCCTTCGCGGCGGCAGGGCCCAGGCTCGTGCGGCATGCCGCACTCGGTAGTTTGGCCTCGATCGCGGAGAGGGCGTGGGCATGTGGAAGGATGGGATCGCTCCACAGGTACTTCGGCCGTGATCGCCCTCGACGACACCGCCTGGGTTTCCTTGGTGGTTCCGCCGACGCCGGTTCAGGAGGTTGCAGCGGCGCCGGAAGGCGGTCCGACCCCGCCAGACGCGGAGCAATCGGTTGTTCCCGCCGCGCCCGCGAGCGATGCCCCGGTTCCGCCTCCGGAGCCCGTCTCCAAGGGGCTTCGCCTTCCCTTCGGCCGGGATC encodes:
- a CDS encoding acid phosphatase, translated to MAPFHRTAGRRAARAAALAGTLLLLSSGAVSQDAPPSIPPSLQGAHATPQGYLAPSELPDSLALLPPPPPPNSAGFARDEAVSKAMSLPPGSSRWTQAAQDADLTFGHLTQTFDCAAGFAPDPKRTPVLYRLLQKSMIDIGLSTYKAKNHYRRTRPFVAHAGATCFPKDEAALRTDGSYPSGHSAIGWGWALIFTEIMPHQADAILARGRDFGESRLVCNAHWESDVEAGRTIAAATVARLHGDPGFRRDILAAQAEATRAPPPPAGTCRAAS
- a CDS encoding DUF2092 domain-containing protein; the protein is MYRQVRWKLGLAAAVLIGSPAYAQSAPQAGVAGTAATTVDPVAIQALRSMGNYLKTLNSFELRSKATIETNMENTDLKVSLGLENTYRVQRPNAFFIELRSDRQYRQFYYDGRKFTVNVPRQGFYAAVDAPPTIGDLIDAIYEDYGIALPLSDIFYWADAGTPTEDVRSAVRVGYAKIGGVDTDQFAYRGDDLDFQLWIARGSRPLPMKIAIINREDPIHPSFTAELTWNTNTRFAPSTFAFKPPSGASSIQMARLDSQEK
- a CDS encoding EF-hand domain-containing protein yields the protein MTPHIRSHRSLFVVVVAASAMPALAQNPPPRPDPAAMFAKMDTNKDGRVSRAEYVAARSQRFDQLDHDRDGVVTRSDFPRAAGNPQASARLDTLLGEADRNGDGKVTRAELKKAPAPGFDRVDADRDGYVTRAEMDAARPQRR